The genomic DNA ATGACTACAAGAACATGGCGATCAGCTTCGTCCAGCCCGGCGGCAACCTCATCGAGAACGCGGCCGCCGCCCGGATCAAGGGCCTGGACATCGACTTCATCGCGAACCCGGTCAAGGGGCTGCGGATCAGTGGCGGCATCGGCATCCTCGATGGGGAATACACCGACTTCCCCAATGGCCCGATCCTGCTTCCGCTCACCACGCCGACGCCCGCCAATTGCTTTGCGCCACCGCCGCAGCAAGTCGCGGGCGGCAACCTGGTCTGCTCGGGCAATCTGAGCGGCAAGACGACGATCAGGACACCTAAGTTCACCCTGACGCTGGCTCCCAGCTACACGTTCGAGACGGGGATAGGTTCGTTCACGATCGGGGCCAACTACTACCACAACTCGGGCTTCTTCTGGGAGGTGAGCAACCGCACCTCGCAGGCGGCCTACGATGTCATCAACGGCTCGCTCTCCTGGAAATCGCCGAGCGATTCCTTCGAGATCCGCCTGTGGGGCAAGAACCTGACCGACAAGTACTACGCGGTCTATTCCAGCCCCACCCAGCTCAACGACTTGCTCGCCCCCGCAGCACCCCGGACCTATGGCGTAACCGCTACCGTCAGGTTCTGAGCAAGGAAAAATCAGGCTGGCATCGATTGTAAATGCAGTGGCCAGGTGAAAGAGGTCAACTGGTCACTGCCATTTGGACGCGAGCAAACCAAAGTGGCCCGCTCGGTTCCGCAACGCCAATTGGCTATATGCGACCTATCTTGCGTTTCTGATATGGCGTACAAATAGCTCGGCTGGCGGTGCGAGTGCCCGGCGCGCCGACCAATACATCCAGATGGGTGTCATGATGGGGCCGCGTTCGTCGCATAGTACTGGCCAGGTCGAATCGGCGTTGCTCTGGATGATGTCGTCTCCCACAATGCCCACTCCCAAGCCGGCGCGTGCCATCGACACAGTTGTCGAGATGTTGACGGATTCGTGGACGATATCCAATCCGAGCCCGAGTTCACGCAGCGTCGGCTCCAGAAGCCGCCGCGAAAGACTAAGCGGACCACCGGTGACGACGGGAACATTGGCGAGATCGGACACCAATATTTTCTTCCGGTGACGCCAGGGGTGATCGTCTGAAGTAACCACGATGATTCGTGCTTCGCCAAGTTGCTTGCCGACAAGGTTGGGATCAGCCTGAACGAGCGACGTGAGAAAATCGACCTCGCCAAGCACCAGCGCTTCCGTGCGCGGCAACTCGGAAAGTTCGTGGAGCGCGACGTGGACTTGGGGGTGTTCGCGGCGAAATCCGCCTATCAGCGGCATCAGAAACTTGGGTATATGGGGATAGGCACATGCGATCGTGACCAATCCAGCCCGGCCGACCGAAAGTTCGCGGCCCATCACGAGAAATTTCTCGGCCCGCGAAAGCAGCTGCTCGGCCTGCGGGAGCAGTAAGGAGCCGGAACTGGTAAGCCGCACTCGCCGCCCGAACCGTTCGAACAGTGCAACGCCGAGATTTTCCTCGAGCGCTTTCGTTTGCCGCCAGAGCGAAGGTTGGGCAACGTCAAGCTCGGACGCCGCCCGGGTGAACGAGCCGAATTGCGCGACGGCAACGAAGTAGCGGAGTTGCTGCAGATCCATTTATATTCCGAGAGCATTGTTTTCATTCAATCAATGCTATGGACGAATTATCTGGCGCCGCATAGACAGAATCTCGTTTGACCGTTCACAAGCGGTCAACGAGCGTGGATGGTCGACATGAGTAAGAGTTTAGATCTAAATTTCAATCAGTTGGGATTGCGTGGCCTGTTCTACGGTGGAGGTTGGCACAAACCTGTGGCGGTCGGATATGCGCCGACGCTGTCTCCCGGTTCCGGCCGGAGTATCTGTGACGTCGCTCAAGCGACGGCGCCTGATGTGGACGCTGCAGTTGCCGCGGCACGATCCGCTTTTCCGGCGTGGCAGGCGGTTTTGCCGCTCGAACGGGCAAGAATACTGCGGTCAATAGCGGACGTCATTCGGCGGCATTCGCGAGAACTGGTCGAAATCGACGCGGAAAATTGTGGCAACCCGGTATCCGAATTAATGGGGGATGCCGCGACGGCGATTGCCATGCTCGAGTTCTTTGCCGGTCTCGTTACCGAGATGAAGGGACAATCGATTCCGTCTGGTCCAAACGCGGTTAATTTTAGCCTGCGTCAACCCATGGGCGTAGTCGCACGGATTCTGGCCTTCAATCATCCCTTCATGTTCTGCGCGGCGAAAATTGCCGCGCCGCTGGCAGCCGGGAACACGGTGATTGTGAAGCCGCCGGAACAGGCCCCGCTGTCCGCGCTGCGTCTGGCCGAACTTCTCGAGGACGTTTTGCCACCGGGCGTTTTCAATGTTCTCCCAGGGGGGAGCGAAGCGGGGTCGGCTCTTGCCGAACACCCGCATGTCGCAAAAGTGTCGGTGATTGGCAGCGTAGCCGCAGGACGCAATGTCATGCGGGCGGCAAGCGAGACGATAAAGCCAGTCCTGTTGGAACTGGGTGGAAAGAACGCGTTGATCGCGTTCCCGGACGCCGATCCGGAAGCGGTCGCCGATGCGATGGTCCAGGGGATGAATTTTGGCTGGTGCGGGCAATCGTGCGGATCGACCAGCCGAGCCTACGTCCAGGAAGCGATCTACGAGACCGTATTGGGGCTGCTGCCAGACCGGATCGGGCGCTACAAGCCAGGTGTGCCTACCGATCCCGGCACGACCATGGGGGCACTGATCAGCGAGAATCACCTGGACCGCGTTCTCGACTACATCGCTTCCGCGAAGGCGGAAGGAGCCCGTCTGCTGACCGGCGGCGGGCGTCCATCGGACCCGGTCCTGTCCGGCGGCTACTACCTCGAACCGACGGTCTTCTGCGACGTCACCTCCTCGATGCGGATCGCACGGGAGGAAATATTCGGCCCGGTCCTCTCGGTACTCAAATGGACCGATGAGCAAGAAATGCTGGCGCAGGTCAACGCGCTGGACTTCGGTCTGACCTGTTCGATCTGGAGTCGCGATATCGATGCCGCTTGCCGAACCGCCTTGGCGGTGGAAGCCGGCTTCGTCTGGATCAACGAGGTTTCGAAGCATTACCTCGGTGCGCCGTATGGCGGGGTGAAACAATCGGGTATCGGCAGGGAAGAATGCCTCGACGAACTCATCAGCTTCACGCAGGAAAAGAACATTCACATACGCATTTCGCCTGCATCGTAATCAGGCGCGGCAACAAACGTATTTGTGAATAGATCATTTTCGGGAAAATAATTTCATGTCGGTAGAAAAACCCACTCCCTTCCATTCGAGTGAAGCGCAATTCGGCTCCGACGTCATTGCGGAAACGCTGCGTGATGCAGGCATCCCCTATATCGCTCTCAATCCGGGAGCCAGTTTTCGCGGGCTGCATGACAGTCTGGTAAATTACCTTGGCAACGAGCGGCCGAGCATGCTGCTTTGCCTCCATGAGGAGCACGCGGTTGCCATTGCCCATGGCTATGCAAAGGTTACGGGCCGCACGATGGCGGCAGCCGTGCATTCGAACGTAGGCCTGTTTCATGCGACGATGGCAATGTTCAACGCCTGGTGCGATCGCATGCCCGTGGTGGTCGTCGGTGCGACCGGTCCGGTCGACGCGGCCAAACGGCGTCCGTGGATAGACTGGATTCACACCGCCCGGGACCAGGGCGCGATCGTGCGCCCATACGTTAAATGGGACGATCAGCCTGCATCCGTTGCGGCTGCGCGGGAGTCGGTCGTTCGAGCAATCCAGGTGGCGCAGACTTATCCGCAGGGGCCGGTCTATGTGAATTTCGATTCCGAGGTACAGGAAACGCGGCTTGGAGAGGCTCTACCTTCCCTGAACCTCGCGCGAATGATGCCTTCGGTTGCGAACGGCCCTTGTATGGAGGCTGTCAGCAAGGCCGTTGCGGCCCTCGAAGGAGCTGAGCGCCCTGTGGTGATGATCGGCCGGGTCTCGCGCGATGCGTCCGCCTGGAAAGATCGCATCGCTCTTGCCGAGGCGCTGGGCGCTAAAGTCGTCACGGATCTGAAGGTCGCCGCAGCCTTTCCGACCGAGCACCCATTGCACGTCGGCACGCCCGCCTACTTCGCCGATGCCGAAACGATGGCTGCATTGAGGGACGCGGACGTTATCCTGAGCC from Novosphingobium sp. KA1 includes the following:
- a CDS encoding aldehyde dehydrogenase family protein, with amino-acid sequence MVDMSKSLDLNFNQLGLRGLFYGGGWHKPVAVGYAPTLSPGSGRSICDVAQATAPDVDAAVAAARSAFPAWQAVLPLERARILRSIADVIRRHSRELVEIDAENCGNPVSELMGDAATAIAMLEFFAGLVTEMKGQSIPSGPNAVNFSLRQPMGVVARILAFNHPFMFCAAKIAAPLAAGNTVIVKPPEQAPLSALRLAELLEDVLPPGVFNVLPGGSEAGSALAEHPHVAKVSVIGSVAAGRNVMRAASETIKPVLLELGGKNALIAFPDADPEAVADAMVQGMNFGWCGQSCGSTSRAYVQEAIYETVLGLLPDRIGRYKPGVPTDPGTTMGALISENHLDRVLDYIASAKAEGARLLTGGGRPSDPVLSGGYYLEPTVFCDVTSSMRIAREEIFGPVLSVLKWTDEQEMLAQVNALDFGLTCSIWSRDIDAACRTALAVEAGFVWINEVSKHYLGAPYGGVKQSGIGREECLDELISFTQEKNIHIRISPAS
- a CDS encoding LysR family transcriptional regulator, encoding MDLQQLRYFVAVAQFGSFTRAASELDVAQPSLWRQTKALEENLGVALFERFGRRVRLTSSGSLLLPQAEQLLSRAEKFLVMGRELSVGRAGLVTIACAYPHIPKFLMPLIGGFRREHPQVHVALHELSELPRTEALVLGEVDFLTSLVQADPNLVGKQLGEARIIVVTSDDHPWRHRKKILVSDLANVPVVTGGPLSLSRRLLEPTLRELGLGLDIVHESVNISTTVSMARAGLGVGIVGDDIIQSNADSTWPVLCDERGPIMTPIWMYWSARRALAPPAELFVRHIRNAR
- a CDS encoding thiamine pyrophosphate-binding protein codes for the protein MSVEKPTPFHSSEAQFGSDVIAETLRDAGIPYIALNPGASFRGLHDSLVNYLGNERPSMLLCLHEEHAVAIAHGYAKVTGRTMAAAVHSNVGLFHATMAMFNAWCDRMPVVVVGATGPVDAAKRRPWIDWIHTARDQGAIVRPYVKWDDQPASVAAARESVVRAIQVAQTYPQGPVYVNFDSEVQETRLGEALPSLNLARMMPSVANGPCMEAVSKAVAALEGAERPVVMIGRVSRDASAWKDRIALAEALGAKVVTDLKVAAAFPTEHPLHVGTPAYFADAETMAALRDADVILSLDWVDLAGTMKMSIGDAEYPTVIHASLDHVLHNGWSMDHQALPLVDVAFACSPDSAVASILKKLKKTSSASHAMEAAPIPDVELSGPISVDGLGIALRHASQGHPVSLLHVPLSWNAAIWPLRGPYDFLGSDGGGGIGGGPGIAVGSALALRDCLPEMLPIAICGDGDFIMGATAIWTAVHYRVPLLVVVANNQSFYNDELHQERVARIRGRPVENKWIGQRMIDPEINIGELASAQGAVAFGPVHDGAELNDVFRRAIAEVRSGRVAVVDVRVRPGYNPNMASALTRDGK